One genomic region from Cyanobium usitatum str. Tous encodes:
- a CDS encoding putative Ig domain-containing protein, with translation MAPTSIEKDFLVGQWSVPLEQDPLSFGFLSQPVLAATDPLAQLGAAAEPLNLPLAEVSASGLDWARIDAAVASLNGQHGSAVFQGSTDLDLADYSTLVDLDQLTGLTVVDEPHLLPSTLLEANPPPLLWDAFNSDQLLVHKGSGDIDLLAGLEALRLGDGDDAIVLLHGQPDQLWIDTGAGVDTATVHASEAPLIDQWRGLEQLRWQAVDGAGVPLAPLSQLGADHRFVLDEDQPFSLALSDLFPLDGQLVSLQLQPLSTGSVDWLAMEQRRPDATLAERLVIETLFRDGGGQLLSPDDIAALQPGSLVQADLVVTDTRADGAGLIGLDLDLQWDPAALNLQKVTLDPSLPLFRNRGDLDLAAGRLSGLGAAALPSSGTGSVLGDGLRDLFASLVFEVGSIGPEGLNLQISPNKLPTSRNLPLDPARVLAVGSDPALIPVIHGLADQGQVGEQRFLAEGLYADGRRWQQQLSLVINNVNDAPEVLPAPPLTALEDQPLQLDLSAFFRDQDLGVGDRLSFRLLDAQSDWLVLDATTGLLTGNPDQAQVGSWLLQVEARDQSGASAVQTISLRIENVNDAPQWSGEELPLILLREQREFSITLPTDLFGDQDSGDSLNYSLDLEGHPDLASWLRIDPFTGLLSGVAPLAGGEPVSLTLSATDRDGLLASTRLQLQVVDQTFNRAPYQVGELPQQRTIREGESLSFDLPSLFRDDDRLIGDRLRFEVQAPDWLSFDPQTGRVSGLADNAAVGTHTVSFRALDLDGAVAASTFQLTVQNVNQAPNRLAPASEGLLLQVGSRFQLDLDTIFSDIDDRHGDALSYSLKARSTSSLGIPDWLSWNSATGELSLSPGTDDRGLLSLQFIAADRSGLTSTYQLDLGITAADGLVEVNQVLQDLRLKPGQSSVVEIADAFLQLRGGQLDYSFELLRPGIDGRLTPVSADQAGWITLLDRGAQSPQRSERITVEPVLRLLETGELISAADLANLRAGTGVQLAISVADLRNASTSPGVIGLDLDLEWQGLTLSPDQPADLRQAISDLFPLFRSADLTGLGQQRLRFSAASLPAMGLGQALGDQPGESFLTLNFRLDDPGRPVRIDLTLKDEKQGGLGLGLADGSTGDGVLNLLDLSSTPLFELRFDPGVEQLGNYAVRLQAQGSDGDAVSQIFRLNVGSDKNVAPALAARPGSLALNDSTVERYALDSLFRDSDGDALRYSLRFSGVDQDQERLLSEAIRVVYSEGRALLECAIPGLTQPIQAAMTIAASDGLQSVAQTIQLRLNPISELVPLYANPHHSSVHGGQLVGLADLFAAPPLQFGDDQDSVELDLRSDQLLTLRLSAAFRRLAGLNAEQATQLESTWLAAMAGNDDADREWRIPISELAKLVSREAAAFDLNWLEILAPGQSSSTVAIELATRSRVESDDEGASYGFSQSPWERALLMTRSEGAPDVATPAMERQLADLLNRKGGRLAVDDDLAKLTNLGASHLLAWRSKADFQSAVEGTLEDDRSVVMLRVRSSTDPASQNLYSQAEAAYQVRELTVLSKDDDRFAGLAMDAGLEEGAVMAMPWDPLSFTLLKAADANGFLDADPSRLGTQVVVELDVSGSGLLEGELNAYRKFVAPDTVAAAALQGLVLRDLDGRPITQPGWYDFTQRFDAAGRPVGDGARFVVQSIDGERRISKILLTLTDNGFGDNNLTLGVIDDPGAPVKITAAPITPAPLPAQTPSPTPAPKPASTPPVDAVSSAPDAAGNDADAIGSSGAGADDTAAGSQASAGGGETAPTGGRRNGSDDTPLDGEDATGRPMRRSQAPLGAGQSDRPDLSSPGSAGSQASAGGGETAPTGGGETAPTGGRRNGSDDTSLDGEDATGRPMRRGQAPLGAGQSDRPDLSSPGSAGSGFRRQRNGEPESDNPLQSLFNQLMGKVGEPSTMVGLMMGMLVMPSGVERGLRSLLESGLGRSIQLQRRNPELEAEWPLCLPQRDGHPIQLQLRLVQGRLSLLSQPLIFDPTDPAGPRSPAMLDLNQGGALWQLLGCASRPGELIAQINQRLDQLLHDPLDEIDIVWTAWLDEIRKQCRDDEDPHVWNSLDMLRRDLVAAQAVDPGLADALMSMQLLDCHVRLGGGLPWLRKSSQ, from the coding sequence TCGACTGGGCGCGCATTGATGCTGCCGTTGCCAGCCTCAACGGCCAGCACGGCAGCGCTGTATTTCAGGGCAGCACCGATCTGGATCTGGCCGACTATTCCACTTTGGTGGATCTGGATCAGCTGACGGGGCTGACCGTTGTGGACGAGCCCCACCTGCTGCCCTCCACGCTGCTGGAGGCCAACCCGCCTCCACTGCTGTGGGATGCCTTCAACAGCGATCAGCTGCTGGTTCACAAGGGCAGCGGCGACATCGACCTGCTGGCGGGCCTGGAGGCCCTGCGGCTCGGTGATGGCGATGATGCCATCGTTCTCCTGCACGGCCAGCCCGATCAGCTCTGGATCGATACCGGTGCCGGCGTTGATACGGCCACGGTGCATGCCAGTGAGGCTCCGCTGATCGACCAGTGGCGTGGGCTGGAGCAGCTCCGCTGGCAGGCTGTCGATGGCGCCGGCGTTCCCCTGGCTCCCCTCAGCCAGCTGGGCGCTGACCACCGTTTTGTTCTGGACGAGGATCAGCCCTTCAGCCTGGCGCTGTCGGATCTGTTCCCTCTGGATGGGCAGCTGGTGTCTCTGCAGCTCCAGCCGCTCAGTACGGGGTCGGTTGATTGGCTGGCAATGGAGCAGCGCCGCCCCGATGCCACCCTGGCTGAACGGCTGGTGATCGAGACCCTCTTCCGCGATGGAGGGGGACAACTGCTCAGCCCTGATGATATCGCCGCCCTGCAGCCTGGCAGCCTGGTTCAGGCTGATCTGGTGGTCACCGACACCCGTGCTGATGGTGCCGGCTTGATCGGTTTGGATCTTGATCTGCAATGGGATCCGGCTGCCCTGAACCTGCAGAAGGTCACCCTCGACCCCAGCCTGCCCCTGTTCCGGAACAGGGGTGATCTCGATCTTGCAGCCGGCCGCCTCAGCGGCCTGGGGGCCGCGGCACTGCCTAGTTCTGGGACAGGGTCCGTGCTGGGGGATGGCCTGCGCGATCTGTTCGCGAGTTTGGTATTCGAGGTGGGCAGCATCGGGCCTGAGGGGCTGAATCTGCAGATCAGCCCCAACAAACTGCCCACCAGTCGCAATCTGCCCCTTGATCCCGCCCGTGTGCTGGCGGTGGGCAGTGATCCAGCGCTGATTCCGGTGATCCATGGCCTGGCCGACCAGGGCCAGGTGGGTGAGCAGCGCTTCCTGGCGGAAGGCCTCTACGCCGACGGACGCCGCTGGCAGCAGCAGCTCAGCCTGGTGATCAACAACGTCAACGACGCCCCCGAAGTCCTGCCGGCCCCGCCGCTCACCGCTCTGGAGGACCAGCCGCTGCAGCTCGATCTCAGCGCCTTCTTCCGCGATCAGGATCTCGGGGTGGGCGATCGGCTCAGCTTCCGGCTGCTTGATGCTCAGTCGGATTGGCTGGTCCTGGATGCGACCACCGGTCTGCTAACCGGCAATCCCGACCAGGCCCAGGTGGGCAGCTGGCTGCTGCAGGTGGAAGCCCGTGATCAGAGCGGGGCCAGCGCGGTTCAGACCATTTCCCTGCGCATCGAGAACGTCAACGACGCCCCGCAGTGGAGTGGCGAGGAGCTGCCGCTGATCCTGCTGCGAGAGCAGCGGGAGTTCAGCATCACCCTGCCGACGGATCTGTTTGGCGACCAGGATTCCGGTGACAGCCTCAACTACAGCCTCGATCTCGAAGGACACCCCGACCTGGCCAGCTGGCTGCGGATTGATCCCTTCACGGGCCTGCTCAGCGGTGTTGCGCCCCTTGCCGGCGGGGAGCCCGTCAGCCTCACCCTCAGTGCCACAGACCGCGATGGTCTCCTCGCCAGCACCCGCCTGCAACTTCAGGTGGTGGATCAGACTTTCAACAGAGCGCCCTATCAGGTGGGCGAGCTGCCGCAGCAGCGCACCATCCGTGAGGGAGAGAGCCTGAGCTTTGACCTCCCCTCCCTCTTCCGTGATGACGATCGACTGATCGGCGATCGACTCCGTTTCGAGGTGCAGGCACCCGATTGGCTGAGCTTCGATCCTCAGACGGGGCGCGTCAGCGGCTTGGCCGATAACGCCGCTGTTGGCACCCACACCGTCAGCTTTCGCGCTCTGGATCTTGATGGTGCCGTGGCAGCAAGCACCTTCCAGCTCACGGTGCAAAACGTGAATCAGGCGCCTAATCGCCTCGCTCCGGCGAGCGAGGGGCTTCTGCTGCAGGTCGGCTCGCGCTTCCAACTAGATCTCGACACGATATTTAGTGATATCGATGACCGCCATGGCGACGCACTCAGCTACAGCCTGAAGGCCCGCAGCACCTCCAGCTTGGGTATACCCGACTGGCTCAGCTGGAATTCGGCGACCGGTGAACTCAGCCTCAGCCCTGGCACTGATGATCGCGGCTTGCTCAGCCTCCAGTTCATAGCCGCCGACCGCAGCGGCCTCACCAGCACGTATCAGCTTGATCTCGGCATCACGGCTGCCGATGGGCTGGTGGAGGTCAACCAGGTCCTGCAAGACCTTCGACTTAAGCCCGGCCAGTCCAGCGTTGTGGAGATCGCTGACGCCTTCCTGCAGCTCAGAGGTGGTCAGCTCGATTACAGCTTCGAATTGCTGCGTCCCGGCATCGACGGCCGTCTCACACCGGTGAGCGCCGATCAGGCCGGCTGGATCACCCTGTTGGATAGAGGCGCCCAATCTCCGCAGCGATCGGAGCGGATCACCGTGGAGCCGGTTCTGCGGCTGCTGGAGACCGGTGAGCTGATCAGCGCGGCTGATCTTGCCAACCTGCGGGCCGGTACAGGTGTTCAGCTCGCCATCAGCGTGGCCGATCTGCGCAACGCCAGCACCTCCCCTGGGGTGATCGGTCTCGATCTCGATCTGGAATGGCAGGGGCTGACCCTCTCGCCGGATCAGCCAGCTGATCTCCGCCAGGCCATTAGCGATCTGTTCCCGCTGTTTCGCAGCGCCGATCTCACCGGTCTAGGCCAGCAACGGCTGCGCTTCAGCGCCGCCAGCCTGCCGGCAATGGGCCTGGGCCAGGCCCTGGGCGATCAACCCGGTGAATCCTTCCTCACCCTCAACTTCCGACTCGACGACCCTGGCCGTCCCGTTCGCATTGATCTCACCCTCAAGGACGAGAAGCAGGGTGGACTGGGCCTGGGGCTTGCCGATGGCAGCACTGGCGATGGAGTGCTGAACCTGCTCGATCTGAGCAGCACTCCCCTGTTCGAGTTGCGTTTCGATCCAGGCGTTGAGCAGCTCGGCAACTACGCCGTGCGGCTTCAGGCACAAGGCTCAGATGGCGATGCCGTCAGCCAGATCTTCCGCTTGAACGTGGGTAGCGACAAGAACGTGGCCCCGGCCCTGGCTGCCAGGCCTGGGAGCCTGGCTCTGAACGACAGCACCGTGGAGCGCTACGCACTTGACAGCCTGTTCCGTGATTCCGATGGAGATGCCCTGCGGTACAGCCTCCGATTCAGCGGTGTGGATCAGGACCAGGAACGCCTACTGAGCGAGGCGATTCGGGTCGTCTACAGCGAGGGGCGTGCGCTTCTGGAATGCGCCATCCCAGGCCTGACGCAGCCCATCCAGGCGGCCATGACCATTGCCGCCAGCGATGGTCTCCAATCCGTCGCGCAGACCATTCAGCTGCGGCTCAATCCCATTAGTGAGCTGGTTCCCCTCTATGCCAATCCCCATCACTCTTCAGTGCATGGCGGTCAGCTGGTGGGTCTGGCCGATCTGTTTGCCGCCCCTCCACTGCAGTTTGGTGATGACCAGGACAGTGTCGAGCTCGACCTGCGCTCCGATCAGCTCCTGACGCTGCGCCTCTCGGCGGCGTTTCGTCGTCTGGCCGGGCTGAACGCCGAGCAGGCGACTCAGCTGGAGAGCACTTGGCTGGCTGCGATGGCTGGAAACGACGACGCTGATCGGGAGTGGCGCATCCCGATCAGCGAGCTGGCGAAACTGGTGTCCCGGGAGGCGGCAGCGTTTGATCTGAACTGGCTTGAGATCTTGGCTCCCGGTCAATCCAGTAGCACCGTGGCCATCGAGCTGGCCACGCGCAGCCGCGTTGAATCCGATGACGAAGGCGCCAGCTATGGCTTTAGCCAGAGTCCGTGGGAGCGGGCACTGCTGATGACCCGCTCGGAGGGGGCGCCTGATGTGGCCACGCCGGCGATGGAGCGACAACTTGCTGATCTGCTCAATCGCAAGGGAGGCCGCCTCGCCGTCGACGATGACCTGGCAAAACTCACGAATCTGGGCGCCTCCCACTTGCTGGCCTGGCGCAGCAAGGCGGATTTCCAGTCGGCGGTGGAGGGCACCCTTGAGGATGACCGCTCCGTGGTGATGCTGAGGGTTCGCTCATCTACCGATCCGGCTTCACAGAATTTGTACAGCCAGGCGGAGGCCGCTTATCAGGTCCGGGAGTTGACTGTTCTCTCCAAGGACGACGACCGCTTCGCGGGTCTGGCCATGGACGCGGGATTGGAGGAAGGGGCCGTGATGGCAATGCCATGGGATCCCCTGAGCTTCACTCTTCTCAAGGCGGCGGATGCCAATGGCTTTTTGGATGCAGATCCCTCGCGGCTCGGTACCCAGGTGGTGGTTGAACTGGATGTATCCGGTTCTGGCCTGCTGGAGGGCGAGCTCAATGCCTACCGCAAGTTCGTAGCGCCAGACACTGTGGCTGCAGCGGCACTGCAGGGGCTGGTGCTGCGGGATCTCGATGGACGGCCGATCACCCAGCCCGGTTGGTACGACTTCACCCAACGGTTCGATGCCGCTGGGCGGCCTGTGGGGGATGGCGCCCGCTTCGTGGTGCAGAGCATCGATGGCGAGCGGCGCATTAGCAAGATCTTGCTGACCCTGACGGATAACGGCTTCGGCGACAACAATCTCACCCTCGGCGTGATCGATGACCCGGGTGCCCCAGTGAAGATCACGGCTGCACCAATCACGCCAGCTCCGCTGCCAGCACAAACCCCGTCGCCGACGCCTGCGCCAAAGCCTGCTTCCACTCCCCCTGTTGATGCCGTGAGTTCTGCCCCAGATGCAGCCGGCAATGACGCCGATGCGATTGGATCAAGTGGTGCAGGTGCCGATGACACGGCCGCTGGGTCACAGGCTTCCGCTGGTGGTGGTGAGACAGCTCCGACTGGTGGCCGTCGCAATGGCTCCGATGACACCCCTCTCGATGGCGAGGACGCGACCGGCCGCCCCATGCGGCGCAGCCAAGCCCCCCTTGGTGCTGGCCAATCTGATCGGCCGGATCTGTCGTCGCCTGGATCCGCTGGGTCACAGGCTTCCGCTGGTGGTGGTGAGACAGCTCCGACTGGTGGTGGTGAGACAGCTCCGACTGGTGGCCGTCGCAATGGCTCCGATGACACCTCTCTCGATGGCGAGGATGCGACCGGCCGCCCCATGCGGCGCGGCCAAGCCCCCCTTGGTGCTGGCCAATCTGATCGGCCGGATCTGTCGTCGCCTGGGTCCGCTGGGTCAGGATTCAGGCGCCAGCGCAATGGTGAGCCCGAGTCGGACAACCCGCTGCAGAGCCTGTTCAACCAGTTGATGGGCAAAGTTGGAGAACCATCCACCATGGTCGGTCTGATGATGGGGATGCTGGTCATGCCCAGTGGCGTGGAACGCGGGCTTCGCTCTCTGCTCGAGTCGGGTCTTGGCCGCTCTATCCAACTCCAGCGTCGCAACCCGGAGCTGGAGGCCGAGTGGCCGTTGTGCTTGCCACAGCGAGACGGGCATCCCATCCAGCTACAGCTTCGTCTGGTCCAGGGACGTCTGAGCCTCCTGTCTCAGCCGCTGATCTTCGACCCAACCGACCCGGCTGGGCCCCGAAGCCCAGCCATGCTCGATCTGAACCAGGGGGGTGCTCTCTGGCAATTGCTTGGCTGTGCCAGCAGGCCCGGTGAGCTGATCGCCCAGATCAACCAGCGTTTGGATCAGTTGCTGCACGACCCCCTCGATGAGATAGATATCGTCTGGACTGCTTGGCTGGACGAGATCCGCAAGCAGTGCCGAGACGATGAAGATCCTCATGTCTGGAATAGTCTGGATATGTTGCGCCGTGATCTGGTAGCAGCCCAGGCTGTTGACCCTGGGCTTGCAGACGCTCTGATGTCGATGCAACTACTTGACTGCCATGTGAGACTAGGGGGCGGACTCCCTTGGTTGAGAAAGTCCTCCCAGTGA